The Haloarchaeobius amylolyticus genome window below encodes:
- a CDS encoding thiamine pyrophosphate-binding protein, translated as MTQSRTGAQLFVDALDEYGVEYVFGNPGTTELPVVNAIAESEVEYVLGLHEDVAVGAAAGYASVRRQYADEDEGLPAGVVNLHVAPGMAHGLGNLYGAYMAGAPLVVTAGNHERHFRHEEPILSGDLVELTEQYTKWSDEVLSVEALPTMLRRAFRVACTPPTGPVFLALPLDVMTDETEQEPEPMGGTIPNPGRGDPAALDDAADALAEAENPVLVVGDHVGRHRAWSGVDPVEAAVDLAEAAGARVHGEILGYEVNFPTDHEQWVSHVPPNEQLAQTLFHTDTLVFAGCSTNTTLWAHENPLVPDDATIVDLTDQPWQGAKNHPATVVTGDMGHVMADLAERVADRVDDETREERLVQVDAMKQLASQQMNEMGEDETAEDAVSKADLVDAMQAVAPDAFVMDEGVTARYALLTRWDFQPGHIMGNKGGGLGYGLPAAVGAALAERDRGGSRTVYGFVGDGSYLYYPNALYTAARHDLDLTVVVPDNRNYRILKDNTVSMFGGEEADYEFVGMDFDPPVDIPKNAESNGASGHLVDSLPDLEDTLAEAVAESGPSVVDVLIED; from the coding sequence ATGACACAATCTCGCACTGGTGCACAGTTGTTCGTCGACGCCCTCGACGAGTACGGTGTCGAGTACGTCTTCGGCAACCCGGGCACGACCGAACTCCCGGTCGTGAACGCCATCGCCGAGTCCGAGGTCGAGTACGTACTCGGCCTCCACGAGGACGTGGCGGTCGGGGCGGCCGCGGGCTACGCCAGCGTCAGGCGCCAGTACGCCGACGAGGACGAGGGGCTCCCGGCGGGTGTCGTCAACCTGCACGTCGCGCCGGGGATGGCCCACGGGCTCGGGAACCTCTACGGTGCCTACATGGCCGGTGCGCCGCTGGTCGTGACGGCGGGGAACCACGAGCGCCACTTCCGCCACGAGGAGCCCATCCTCTCGGGCGACCTCGTCGAACTGACCGAGCAGTACACCAAGTGGTCCGACGAGGTGCTGTCCGTGGAGGCGCTGCCGACGATGCTCCGCCGGGCCTTCCGGGTTGCGTGCACGCCGCCGACCGGCCCGGTCTTCCTGGCGCTCCCGCTGGACGTGATGACCGACGAGACCGAACAGGAGCCCGAACCGATGGGTGGGACCATCCCGAACCCGGGGCGGGGCGACCCGGCGGCGCTCGACGACGCGGCCGACGCGCTGGCCGAGGCCGAGAACCCGGTGCTCGTCGTGGGTGACCACGTGGGTCGCCACCGCGCCTGGTCCGGCGTCGACCCGGTTGAGGCGGCGGTCGACCTCGCGGAGGCCGCGGGCGCGCGGGTCCACGGCGAGATACTGGGTTACGAGGTGAACTTCCCGACCGACCACGAGCAGTGGGTGAGCCACGTCCCGCCGAACGAGCAACTGGCGCAGACGCTCTTTCACACCGACACGCTCGTCTTCGCGGGCTGTTCGACCAACACGACGCTGTGGGCCCACGAGAACCCGCTCGTGCCCGACGACGCGACCATCGTCGACCTGACCGACCAGCCGTGGCAGGGCGCGAAGAATCACCCCGCGACGGTCGTCACGGGCGACATGGGCCACGTCATGGCCGACCTCGCGGAGCGCGTGGCCGACCGCGTCGACGACGAGACGCGCGAGGAACGGCTGGTGCAGGTCGACGCGATGAAGCAACTCGCCAGCCAGCAGATGAACGAGATGGGCGAGGACGAGACGGCCGAGGACGCGGTCTCGAAGGCCGACCTCGTGGACGCGATGCAGGCGGTCGCGCCGGACGCGTTCGTCATGGACGAGGGCGTGACGGCTCGCTACGCCCTGCTCACGCGCTGGGACTTCCAGCCGGGGCACATCATGGGCAACAAGGGCGGCGGCCTGGGGTACGGCCTGCCGGCGGCGGTTGGCGCAGCACTCGCCGAGCGGGACCGCGGAGGGTCCCGGACGGTGTACGGCTTCGTCGGCGACGGCTCGTACCTCTACTACCCGAACGCGCTCTACACCGCGGCCAGACACGACCTCGACCTGACCGTCGTGGTCCCGGACAACCGGAACTACCGCATCCTGAAGGACAACACGGTGAGCATGTTCGGCGGCGAGGAGGCGGACTACGAGTTCGTCGGGATGGACTTCGACCCGCCCGTGGACATCCCGAAGAACGCCGAGAGCAACGGTGCCTCGGGCCACCTCGTGGACTCGCTGCCCGACCTCGAGGACACGCTCGCCGAGGCAGTCGCGGAGTCCGGGCCATCGGTCGTGGACGTGCTCATCGAGGACTGA
- a CDS encoding O-acetylhomoserine aminocarboxypropyltransferase/cysteine synthase family protein: protein MADDESHGFATNSVHAGQEPDPTTGSRAPPLYQTTSYVFDDAEHAASLFALEEAGNIYSRIMNPTNAVLEQRLAALENGVAAVATSSGMAALDLATFVLAGEGDNIVTASSLYGGTYTYFTHTAPRRGVEARFVETLDYDAYAEAIDEDTAYVHLETIGNPALVTPDIQRIADIAHEHGAPLFVDNTFATPYLCNPLDHGADLVWHSTTKWIHGSGTSIGGVLIDGGSFDWTAEDYPEVAGDNPAYHGVNFQERFGDMAFAMAARARGLRDLGDQQSPFDAWVTLQKLETLPLRVERHSENALEVARFLEDHEKVEWVTYPGLESHETHETASEYLDGGYGGMITFGLEGGYEAGRAVTEETELLSLLANVGDAKSLIIHPGSTTHQQLTEEEQMASGVTPDLVRLSVGIEEVDDIIADLDQAIERAH, encoded by the coding sequence ATGGCAGACGACGAATCTCACGGCTTCGCAACGAACAGCGTCCACGCCGGCCAGGAACCCGACCCGACGACCGGCTCGCGCGCCCCGCCGCTGTACCAGACGACCTCCTACGTCTTCGACGACGCCGAGCACGCCGCCAGCCTGTTCGCGCTGGAGGAGGCGGGCAACATCTACAGCCGCATCATGAACCCGACCAACGCGGTGCTCGAACAGCGCCTCGCCGCGCTGGAGAACGGCGTGGCGGCCGTCGCCACCTCCTCCGGGATGGCCGCGCTCGACCTCGCGACGTTCGTGCTCGCGGGCGAGGGCGACAACATCGTCACCGCGTCGTCGCTCTACGGCGGCACCTACACCTACTTCACGCACACCGCGCCGCGCCGCGGGGTCGAGGCCCGCTTCGTCGAGACACTGGACTACGACGCCTACGCCGAGGCCATCGACGAGGACACCGCCTACGTCCACCTCGAGACCATCGGGAACCCGGCGCTCGTGACGCCGGACATCCAGCGCATCGCCGACATCGCCCATGAGCACGGCGCGCCCCTGTTCGTCGACAACACGTTCGCGACGCCGTACCTCTGCAACCCGCTCGACCATGGCGCCGACCTCGTCTGGCACTCCACCACGAAGTGGATCCACGGGTCTGGCACCTCCATCGGCGGGGTCCTCATCGACGGCGGTTCGTTCGACTGGACCGCCGAGGACTACCCCGAGGTCGCCGGCGACAACCCGGCGTACCACGGCGTCAACTTCCAGGAGCGCTTCGGCGACATGGCCTTCGCGATGGCCGCCCGCGCCCGGGGCCTGCGCGACCTCGGCGACCAGCAGTCTCCCTTCGACGCCTGGGTCACCCTCCAGAAGCTCGAGACGCTGCCCCTGCGCGTCGAGCGCCACTCCGAGAACGCCCTCGAGGTCGCCCGGTTCCTCGAGGACCACGAGAAGGTCGAGTGGGTCACCTACCCCGGCCTCGAGAGCCACGAGACCCACGAGACGGCCAGCGAGTACCTCGACGGCGGCTACGGCGGCATGATCACCTTCGGGCTCGAGGGCGGCTACGAGGCCGGCCGCGCCGTCACCGAGGAGACCGAACTCCTGAGCCTGCTCGCCAACGTCGGCGACGCCAAGTCGCTCATCATCCACCCCGGCAGCACCACCCACCAGCAGCTCACCGAGGAGGAGCAGATGGCGAGCGGTGTCACCCCGGACCTCGTCCGGCTCTCGGTCGGTATCGAGGAGGTCGACGACATCATCGCCGACCTCGACCAGGCCATCGAGCGGGCGCACTGA
- a CDS encoding TIGR04024 family LLM class F420-dependent oxidoreductase yields the protein MTERHVHLPVAAQESVQDFVDQAVKAEELGYDFVWLPETWGRDAVTIMTSIAHATEEIGIGSSIMNVYSRSPALLAQTAATLQEVSDGRFRLGIGPSGPAVIGGWHGEDFGNPLRRTREYVDIIKMVLAGEELDYNGEYFNVSGFRLRCDPPEPAPDVDVAGMGPKAVELAGRFADGWHAILFTPETMRDRLEDFERGGEMGDRDRSEQQCTLSLTCCALEDGEEARELTRQHSAFYVGAMGTYYRDSLARQGYEDEAHAIAANWMNGDREEALEIFTDEMLDDFTAAGTPERARDELQKFADIEGVDAVSVGFPRAATQEQIHATLEALAPGAE from the coding sequence ATGACCGAACGGCACGTCCACCTGCCAGTCGCTGCACAGGAGAGCGTCCAGGACTTCGTCGACCAGGCCGTAAAGGCCGAGGAACTGGGCTACGACTTCGTCTGGCTCCCCGAGACGTGGGGCCGCGACGCGGTCACCATCATGACGAGCATCGCCCACGCGACCGAGGAGATCGGCATCGGCTCCTCCATCATGAACGTCTACTCGCGGTCCCCGGCGCTGCTCGCGCAGACGGCCGCGACGCTCCAGGAGGTCTCCGACGGGCGCTTCCGCCTCGGCATCGGGCCCTCCGGCCCGGCCGTCATCGGCGGCTGGCACGGCGAGGACTTCGGGAACCCGCTGCGACGCACCCGCGAGTACGTCGACATCATCAAGATGGTGCTGGCGGGCGAGGAACTCGACTACAACGGCGAGTACTTCAACGTCTCCGGGTTCCGCCTGCGCTGTGACCCGCCCGAGCCCGCGCCGGACGTGGACGTGGCCGGCATGGGCCCGAAGGCGGTCGAACTGGCGGGCCGGTTCGCCGACGGCTGGCACGCCATCCTCTTCACGCCGGAGACGATGCGCGACCGGCTGGAGGACTTCGAGCGCGGCGGCGAGATGGGCGACCGCGACCGGAGCGAGCAGCAGTGCACGCTGTCGCTGACGTGCTGTGCGCTCGAGGACGGCGAGGAGGCCCGGGAGCTGACCCGGCAGCACTCCGCGTTCTACGTCGGCGCGATGGGCACGTACTACCGCGACTCGCTGGCGCGGCAGGGCTACGAGGACGAGGCCCACGCCATCGCCGCGAACTGGATGAACGGCGACCGCGAGGAGGCACTGGAGATCTTCACCGACGAGATGCTGGACGACTTCACGGCGGCCGGGACGCCCGAGCGCGCCCGCGACGAACTCCAGAAGTTCGCGGACATCGAGGGGGTCGACGCCGTCAGCGTCGGCTTCCCGCGTGCGGCGACCCAGGAGCAGATCCACGCGACGCTCGAGGCGCTCGCACCCGGCGCGGAATAG
- a CDS encoding SDR family NAD(P)-dependent oxidoreductase, producing the protein MTTEQFHVDGDVAIVTGSSSGIGKVIAERFADDGVDVVVCSRDMENVEPVAEGIEESDRPGDAHAVECDVTDREAVEALVEATVEEFGGIDVLVNNAGASFMANFDDISPNGWSTIVDINLTGTYHCVQAAAEHLKESNGTVINLSSVAGQQGAPWMSHYAAAKAAVENLTKTLAYEWADDDVRVNCIAPGFVATPGVASQMGVTADEIDRDEVERRIGLSEEIADIAQFLASPASSYVVGQTITAAGLPDIMESPDV; encoded by the coding sequence ACAGTTCCACGTCGACGGCGACGTCGCCATCGTCACCGGCTCGTCCAGCGGTATCGGGAAGGTTATCGCGGAGCGGTTCGCCGACGACGGCGTCGACGTCGTCGTCTGCTCGCGGGACATGGAGAACGTCGAACCGGTCGCCGAGGGCATCGAAGAGAGCGACCGGCCCGGCGACGCCCACGCGGTCGAGTGCGACGTGACAGACCGCGAGGCGGTCGAGGCGCTGGTCGAGGCGACCGTCGAGGAGTTCGGCGGTATCGACGTGCTGGTGAACAACGCCGGCGCGTCGTTCATGGCGAACTTCGACGACATCTCGCCGAACGGCTGGTCGACCATCGTGGACATCAACCTCACCGGGACGTACCACTGCGTGCAGGCCGCCGCGGAGCACCTGAAGGAGTCGAACGGGACCGTCATCAACCTCTCCAGCGTCGCCGGCCAGCAGGGCGCCCCGTGGATGAGTCACTACGCCGCCGCCAAGGCAGCCGTCGAGAACCTCACGAAGACGCTCGCCTACGAGTGGGCCGACGACGACGTCCGGGTCAACTGCATCGCGCCCGGCTTCGTCGCCACTCCCGGCGTCGCCAGCCAGATGGGCGTCACCGCCGACGAGATCGACCGCGACGAGGTCGAACGCCGCATCGGGCTGAGCGAGGAGATCGCCGACATCGCACAGTTCCTGGCGTCGCCCGCGTCGTCGTACGTCGTCGGGCAGACCATCACCGCGGCTGGCCTGCCCGACATCATGGAGTCCCCGGACGTCTGA